The stretch of DNA TTAAGGGCTAAATCATATGCTAGATATCGTTTTTCTTCATTAAAAAATTTAGTATCTATTTTTTTTCTTCCTGGAGGAAGTTTATCTATTATTGATACATCTAAGTCCGAGTATAAATATAAAGCTAGTGTTCTTGGAATAGGAGTAGCTGTCATAACAAGTACATCTGGTCTTCTTCCCTTATTAATAAGCTTACTTCTTTGTTCTACACCAAATCTATGCTGTTCATCAGTAACTACTAAACCTAAATTCTTAAACTCTACATCCTCTTGTATAAGAGCATGAGTCCCTATTACAAGAAAAGCCTTATCAGAAGATATTTTTTCCTTTATTCTTCTTTTTTCTTTTAAGGTAGTGCTTCCAGTTAATAGTTCTACATCTACATCAAAACCCATAAACAACTTTTTAGCCTCTGCATAATGTTGATTTGCTAATATTTCTGTAGGAACCATCAAAGATGCTTGATATCCATTTTTAATAACATTAAATATAGCTATTAATGCAACTATAGTTTTCCCACTTCCAACATCTCCTTGAACTAATCTATTCATAGAATACATACTTTTTTGATCTCTTAAAATTTCACGCACAACTTTAGTTTGAGCATCAGTTAAACTAAAGGGAAGAGATGCTTTTAACTCTCTAAGCTCCTCTACCCATTGAAAGTTTATGCCTTCACTTCCTCTAAGTTTATTTTTTAATAAAAGTAATTTCATAGAGTATGTAAATAGTTCTTGAAACTTAAGCCTTATAATAGCTTTATCTAACTCATTTTTACCTTTAGGAAAATGTATATTTCTAATGGCTTCATCTAAAGAAGTTAACTTATACTTTTCTATAATATATTTAGGTAAATTTTCTGTAATAATTATTTCTTGTAAAATTTGATTAATAAGTTTTGTTATTATCCTATCACTTAAATCTCCCTTTAATGGATATTTAGGTATTATTTCATTTTCTTTAGCATCTTTATAACCATTTATAGGATTTATTATTTCTAGTCTATTTCCAACTTTTTTAAATTTCCCTACTAGATCATAAACTCCACCTATTCTATAGGATGCTTTTATATATTTTTGATTAAACCATTTCCCTTCAACTACATATCCTCTATAATCAAATATAATGGTAGATATAATTTTACCCGTTTTAGTTCTTACATCCCTTCCAAACTCAACAACTCTACATGTTAGAATTTGTTTTTCATTTTCATCTATTTCCTGAAAATCTATATTTCCCCTTATAAACTCATAATCTCTAGGAAAGTATAATAGCAAATCTAAAATAGTAAAAATACCACACTTATTTAATCTTTCTGTAAGCTTAGGTCCAACTCCCTTTACAGAAGATATATCTTGTGAAATATTCATAATATCACCTCTAGCAAATTGTTATATAGCATTAAAGCACAAGATATTACTAACTGTAAACAGCTTTAATATCCTGTGCTTATATCTTTTCTTATTTAAAGTTTATTCTACTGACATTATGAAATAGTAAAGAGGTTGTTCTCCACTATAACATTGAACATCAAAGTCACTATACTTATCTTCTAACTTCGATACAAACTCATTTAATTTTTCTTCATCCACATCTTTTCCATAGAATATGGTAATAAGTTCACTATCTTCATCTATCATTTCTTCTAAAACTTCTTCTGCAATATTAAAATAGTCTTCTCCAACTTTTTTAATCTTACCTTCAACTAAACCTAACATGTTTCCTTCTTTTATTTCTATTCCATCCATTTCTGTATCTCTAACGGCATATGTTACAGATCCTGTTTTAACCATTTCAATAGTTTCTTTTAAAGCTTCTTCATTTTCATCTACTTCACCTTCATGGTTAAACATAGTAATACAAGTTATTCCTTGTGGAATTGTCTTAGTTGGTATTACTCTTACATCTTTTTCTGAAATTTCAGCTGCTTGATTTGCTGACATAATAATGTTTTTATTATTTGGAAGTATAAATATATGTTCAGCATTTAATTTTTCTATGCATTCCATTATATCTTGAGTTGAAGGATTCATTGTTTGACCACCTTCTATTACGTAGTCAACTCCTAAATCTTTAAATATATTTGTAATTCCAGTACCCATTGCTACTGAAATAAACGCATATTTTTTTATTTCTTCTTCTTCCACTGCTACTGTTTCGTTATCATAGAACTCTTTTTCCATAAGTTCTCTATGTTCTTCTCTCATATTATCGATCTTAATCTTTGATAACTCACCTAATTTAACAGCTCTTGAAAGAACGTCTCCAGGGTCATTTGTATGAATATGTACTTTTATTACATCTTCATATCCAACAACCACTGCTGAATCTCCTAAAGTTTCTATTTCTGCTCTAAAAGCTTCTGCTTTAGTAGCATCTCCTAAGACAATAAATTCTGTACAATATCCAAATTTAATATCTATATCTTCTATTCCTTTTGCACTAGCTGTTGCTTGAGCTGGATTAATATCTTTAATTTCAGCTTTTATATCATCTTTTAATGCATCATACATGCCTTTAAGTATTATATATAATCCCATACCACCTGAGTCTACTACTTTTGCCTTTTTTAATGCAGGTAGTAATTCCGGAGTTTTATCTAGCATCTTTTTAGATTCTAGAACTACTATGTTCATAAGTTCCACTAGGTCTTTTGCTTCTGCTTCTATTGCTGCTTCTGCTGCTGCTCTTATAACTGAAAGTATTGTTCCTTCTGTAGGTCTCATAACAGCTTTGTAGGCTGAATTACTTCCTTCTTTTAATGCTATTGCAAATTCAATTGCATCTACTTCTTCTTTTTCTTCTAATCCTTTAGAAATCCCTCTAAGTATTTGTGAAAGAATAACTCCTGAGTTTCCTCTTGCTCCCATAAGAGCACCCTTTGCAAGTTTCTTAGATGATTCTCCTATAGAATTTGAATTAAGGCCTTCTATCTCTTTAACTGCCGCTTTAAAAGTTGCTGACATATTTGTTCCTGTATCTCCATCTGGAACAGGGAATACATTTAAAGCATTAACAAAATCACTTTGTTCTAACAACCTATTGCTACCATTAACAACCATGTTATAAAAGTCATGGCCATTTATTTTTTGATATTTCATCCTTTTACCTCCTAGACTCTAACAGCTTGAACATTTACTGTAACAGATGAAACTTTTAAACCAGTAAAATTTTCTACACTATAACGTACCTTTTGTATTATATTATTTGCAATTACAGAAATTTTATTTCCATATTCGACCATCACAAATAATTCTATTTCTAATTTATTATCTTCATTAAAGTTAAGCTTAACGCCCTTACTTAAGTTTTCTATTCTCATAAGTTCCCAAAAGCCTTCTGTAGCATTTTTAGAAACCATTCCTACTACTCCATAACATTCCATTGTTGAAAGTCCAACGATCTTGCCCAAAACATCTTCTGAGTAATGAATGTTCCCAAGTTCATTTGAATATCCTACCATTTATAGATCCCTCCTTATAAATATCCTTATACTATATTTTATATTACTTATAATTATTATTCAAGTGTAATTATTAAACTGTAGATATCTGTAGAGAATTTTGATAATTAGAATTTTTTTTATAAATTCGTCATATTT from Clostridium chauvoei encodes:
- the recG gene encoding ATP-dependent DNA helicase RecG: MNISQDISSVKGVGPKLTERLNKCGIFTILDLLLYFPRDYEFIRGNIDFQEIDENEKQILTCRVVEFGRDVRTKTGKIISTIIFDYRGYVVEGKWFNQKYIKASYRIGGVYDLVGKFKKVGNRLEIINPINGYKDAKENEIIPKYPLKGDLSDRIITKLINQILQEIIITENLPKYIIEKYKLTSLDEAIRNIHFPKGKNELDKAIIRLKFQELFTYSMKLLLLKNKLRGSEGINFQWVEELRELKASLPFSLTDAQTKVVREILRDQKSMYSMNRLVQGDVGSGKTIVALIAIFNVIKNGYQASLMVPTEILANQHYAEAKKLFMGFDVDVELLTGSTTLKEKRRIKEKISSDKAFLVIGTHALIQEDVEFKNLGLVVTDEQHRFGVEQRSKLINKGRRPDVLVMTATPIPRTLALYLYSDLDVSIIDKLPPGRKKIDTKFFNEEKRYLAYDLALKEVNKGRQVYIVCPLIEDDEKMQLNSVEKLFSELKNGVFENIPIEILHGKMKAQEKDGIITAFKDNKIKVIISTTVIEVGVNVPNASVMIIENAERFGLAQLHQLRGRVGRGEYESYCVLIGKAKSNNTKKRMEIMTESTDGFYISEQDLKLRGSGEMFGLKQSGAEGLILADIYEDIDILRCARGEANMLIKSKESDAIKVCREIANSIERWSRYICFN
- a CDS encoding DAK2 domain-containing protein, yielding MKYQKINGHDFYNMVVNGSNRLLEQSDFVNALNVFPVPDGDTGTNMSATFKAAVKEIEGLNSNSIGESSKKLAKGALMGARGNSGVILSQILRGISKGLEEKEEVDAIEFAIALKEGSNSAYKAVMRPTEGTILSVIRAAAEAAIEAEAKDLVELMNIVVLESKKMLDKTPELLPALKKAKVVDSGGMGLYIILKGMYDALKDDIKAEIKDINPAQATASAKGIEDIDIKFGYCTEFIVLGDATKAEAFRAEIETLGDSAVVVGYEDVIKVHIHTNDPGDVLSRAVKLGELSKIKIDNMREEHRELMEKEFYDNETVAVEEEEIKKYAFISVAMGTGITNIFKDLGVDYVIEGGQTMNPSTQDIMECIEKLNAEHIFILPNNKNIIMSANQAAEISEKDVRVIPTKTIPQGITCITMFNHEGEVDENEEALKETIEMVKTGSVTYAVRDTEMDGIEIKEGNMLGLVEGKIKKVGEDYFNIAEEVLEEMIDEDSELITIFYGKDVDEEKLNEFVSKLEDKYSDFDVQCYSGEQPLYYFIMSVE
- a CDS encoding Asp23/Gls24 family envelope stress response protein — encoded protein: MVGYSNELGNIHYSEDVLGKIVGLSTMECYGVVGMVSKNATEGFWELMRIENLSKGVKLNFNEDNKLEIELFVMVEYGNKISVIANNIIQKVRYSVENFTGLKVSSVTVNVQAVRV